A genome region from Taeniopygia guttata chromosome 5, bTaeGut7.mat, whole genome shotgun sequence includes the following:
- the JMJD7 gene encoding bifunctional peptidase and (3S)-lysyl hydroxylase JMJD7 — MAEGAALRAVRGCLAAFPREARELGWPESVPYLDRPPSPLEFYREWVSPNKPCVIRNAINHWPALKKWTSAYLREVVGPKVVSVAVTPNGYADAVFQDRFVMPEERQMPFMDFLDIVEKKVTSPNVFYVQKQCSNLTEEFPELVCDVQPDIPWMSEALGKKPDAVNFWVGESAAVTSLHKDHYENLYCVVSGEKYFLLHPPSDRPFIPYELYQPATYHISEDGSFEIVDEKTAEKVPWIPLDPLKPDLELYPEYAQAKPLKCTVKAGEMLYLPSLWFHHVQQSHGCIAVNYWYDMEYDMKYSYYQLLDSLTKAVKML, encoded by the exons ATGGCGGAGGGCGCGGCGCTGCGGGCCGTGCGGGGCTGCCTGGCCGCCTTCCCGCGGGAGGCCCGCG agctgggctggccgGAGTCCGTACCTTATCTTGATAGGCCTCCATCCCCACTGGAGTTTTATCGAGAGTGGGTGAGTCCAAATAAACCCTGTGTAATTCGCAACGCCATCAACCACTGGCCGGCTCTGAAGAAATGGACCTCAGCGTACCTCAG GGAGGTGGTAGGTCCCAAGGTGGTGAGTGTGGCAGTGACACCAAATGGTTATGCAGATGCAGTGTTTCAGGACCGTTTTGTCATGCCAGAGGAGCGCCAAATGCCTTTCATGGATTTCCTGGACATTGTGGAGAAGAAAGTAACCTCTCCCAACGTATTCTATGTGCAGAAGCAGTGTTCAAACCTCACTGAGGAGTTCCCCGAACTTGTCTGTGATGTGCAGCCTGACATACCATGGATGAGCGAGGCACTGG GGAAGAAGCCTGATGCTGTGAATTTCTGGGTTGGGGAGTCAGCTGCTGTGACATCTT TACATAAAGATCATTATGAGAACTTGTACTGTGTGGTATCtggagagaaatattttctactgCATCCACCAAGTGACCGTCCCTTCATCCCATATG AGCTCTATCAGCCAGCCACCTACCACATATCAGAAGATGGTTCATTTGAAATTGTGGATGAGAAGACTGCAGAGAAG GTGCCCTGGATCCCTCTGGACCCCTTGAAACCAGATCTAGAACTGTATCCAGAGTATGCTCAGGCAAAACCTTTGAAGTGTACAGTGAAAGCTGGTGAGATGTTATATCTGCCTTCTCTCTGGTTCCATCATGTTCAGCAGTCACATGGCTGTATTGCAG